Part of the Streptomyces sp. WMMC500 genome is shown below.
TGGCGGCTTCGGAGGACGGGATCGTGCGGCTGCCGCAGAACGCGTACTGGAAGGCGGTGTCGGGCGGGGAAGGGGGCACGGCGCCGGTGTATCCGGGGTAGCGGCCGCGGGGTTCTGGCGCCGGGTTTTCCACATCCGCGGGGTTGTCCACAGGGGGGTCGCGGGTGTCGGTGGCGGCGGGCACGGTGGACGCATGCGGGGGACAGGGCGGGAACTGGCGGGGTTGGTGCTGCCGGCCGGCTGCGCGGGATGCGGGGCCGGGCGGGGCGCGGGGGCGCTGTGCGCGGGGTGTGCGGCGGAGCTGGCGGCGGGGGCGGTGCGGCGCGTGGTGCCCCGGCCGCGGCCCGCGGGTCTCCCCGCGGTGTACGCGGCGGTGGCGTATGCGGGCGCGGCCCGGGCGGCGCTGCTGGCGCACAAGGAACGCGGCGCGCTGAGTCTGGCCCGCCCGCTGGGCTCGGCCGTGGCGGCGGGGGTGCGGGCCGCGGCGGCCGTGGGTGAGCGCGTGGTGCTCGTGCCGGTGCCGTCGGCGCGGACGGCGGTGCTGCGGCGGGGGCACGATCCGGTGCGGCGTCTCGCGCTCGTGGCCGCGGAGCGGCTGCGGCGGGGCGGGATACGGGTGGAGCTGCTGCCGGTGCTGCGGCAGCGGCGGGCGGTGGCGGACCAGGCGGGGCTGAGCGCCGCGGCGCGGCGGCGGAACGTCTCCGGGGCGCTGGAGGTGGTGCGGGGCGGCGCGCTGCGGTTGCGTGCGCCCGGGTGCCGGGTGGTGCTCGTGGACG
Proteins encoded:
- a CDS encoding phosphoribosyltransferase family protein → MRGTGRELAGLVLPAGCAGCGAGRGAGALCAGCAAELAAGAVRRVVPRPRPAGLPAVYAAVAYAGAARAALLAHKERGALSLARPLGSAVAAGVRAAAAVGERVVLVPVPSARTAVLRRGHDPVRRLALVAAERLRRGGIRVELLPVLRQRRAVADQAGLSAAARRRNVSGALEVVRGGALRLRAPGCRVVLVDDVLTTGASLAEAARAVRAAGCPGGLAAAVVAAPRDAFEAGRACPLP